TCTGGTCGTCCTGTAGGCGTGGCGGGCGGCACGAGCCTGCTGCTCTTCGGCGCGGGCGCCTGCGCCGGCGTCATGAACGCCGTGGCCGGGGGCGGATCCTTCCTGACGCTGCCGGCGCTGGTGTTCGCGGGGTTGCCGTCGGTGACGGCCAACGCCTCGTCCACCGTCGCGCTCGCGCCCGCCACCCTGGCGTCGGTGTGGGCATACATGAGCGGACCGCGCCGGACCGGCCTCGTCGATGTCGGCGGCGTCCCCATCATCAGGCTCATCGCGATGAGCGCCGCCGGGGGTCTCACCGGCGCCGTGCTGCTGCTCTCGACGCCCGTCCGTCTCTTCGACGGCATCCTGCCGTGGCTGCTGCTCCTGGCGACCTGTGCGTTCCTCTTCGGGGGACGGGTGAGCGCCTACCTGCGGGAGCGTGCCCACGGTGGTCCCGCCGCCGTGCTGCCGCTCCAGTTCCTGGTGGGGATCTACGGCGGCTACTTCGGCGGCGCCGTCGGCATCATGGCACTGGCCGCCTGGTCGCTGGTCGACCGGCACGACCTGAAAGCCCTCCACCCCACACGGATGCTCACGGTGGCGGCCATGAACGTGATCGCCGTCGCCTACTTCGTCGCGCGGGGCGAGGTGCGCTGGCCCGAGACGCTCGCGATGCTCGTGGGCGCCGTGGCCGGGGGCTTCCTGGGCGGCCGCCTCGGCCAGCGGCTGCCGCCGACGGTCACCCGCTACATCATCCTGGGCGTGACCATCGGCACGACGCTCGTGTTCTTCCGCCGCGCCTACTTCTAGGCCGGCCGCGGGCGAACGCGGCGAGGCCCGCGCCTACTTCTGACGCGGGTCGGCCAGGGCGACGCTGGGCCCGGACGCCCTCAGCGCTCCCAGCTCCGCCTCGAGTGCGGACAGACGCTCGGCCATCGCCGCACGCTCGTACTCCAGCCGCTGCACCTGCTTCAGGAGCAGGGTCGGCAGGACGTGGTACTGCACGGTCTCGATCTGGCCGTCGGCGCTGCGGGACACCAGCTCCGGCAGCACCTCGTCCACCTCCTCGGCGATGAGCCCGTACTGCACGGGCGCCGAGCCGTCCGAGAACGGCGTCTTGTAGCGGAACTGCACGGGCCGGAGGTCCAGCACCTTGTCGCCGGCCGCGCCGAGGTCCTGGATGTCCTCCTTGAAGCGGCGCGACGAGTTGATGGTGCCCAGCTGTCCGTTCGAATCGACCACCACGGGCACCGCGTTGCCGATGCCCGTCTGGACGCCACGGATGCCGCCGATGAACGCCCGCTGCTGATTCGGCGATCCGAGGCGCGTCGTGTAGTTGTCGAGCGACGACGGCGACGTCGTACCGATGTAGATGTTGTAGTTCCCGCCGACCAGGCCGAAGCCCGCCTGCTGACCGATGGCGATGTTGTTGCGGCCGAGCGACAGCTGGAGGAGCGCCTGGTCGCCGAGACCGACATTGGCGTCGCCGACGACGACGTGCGCCAGCGCGGAGCTCCCGACGGCCACGTTCGCCTTGTTGCTGCTGTTGTCGGTGAGCGCGTAGGAGCCGACCGCGACGTTCTCGCTGCCGTCGGCCATGCTCTTGAGAGCGTTGGCGCCCACGGCCGTGTTGTTCCGGCCCGTGGTCAGCCCGTTCATGGCGTTCTCGCCAACGGCCGTGGACATGACGCCGCCCGGGTGCGGCATGGCGTTCCTGCCGAGCCCGATGTTCGATCCGGACTGGACCACCTCGACGAGCTTCCGGATGGCGAGGTCGTCGATCTCGAGGTGCGGCGGCAGCTTCCCGCTCGTGGACACGAATCGCAGGCCGGATCCGACGAACACGCCCGCCAGGGCCTGTCCGCCGGGTCGGGGTGAGCCGCCGGGCGACGACGCCGGACCGAAGACCAGCGTGCCGCGGTTGCCAGCCGTGTCGCGCCAGGGACCGCCGAGCGAACCGGGATCGATCGACGCGTCCACCGTGACGGGGATGCCATCGGGCGACGGCACGATCGTGAAGCCGAGGCCGATGGTTCCATCCGGGTTGAGGAACGCCGTCCCGTCGGTGGCCGCGAGTTTGCCGGCGCCGCACTGGTCGTCCACGCCGTCGAGCGCGTAGACGCCGCCCTGCCGGGTGATCGTGACCGTCACGACGTTGCAATACGGCTGCAATTGCCATGAAAACGTGCCCACCGCCTGGGCTTCGGCCTGAACCGCGCCGGCCGCGAGCACGGCGACCACCCCGACGATGCCTGTGGGAAGCGAGCGAGCCATGACACACCTTTCCTTTGACGGCATGCCGCCGCCGATACCGAGACAGGTCGAACGAGGAGAGCCGACGCTAGCGGTCCACGGAGAAGACGATCTCGCCGAGGTGCAGGTCGGTCTGGTTGCCGGCGGAGGACGTCCCGCTGACGCCGCCCCGCCAGGGCGCCGTCCGCGGGTTCACCGAGCGTCCGCGGCCGGCCCAGCGGTGGACAGCCCTAGCGCTTGCGGCCGAGCGTCAGCCAGTACGTCCGCGGCACCGTGACGCCGAGGTCTGTCGCGTACGCGTCATGGAAGGCCACGAAGTCCTGCTTCAGGGCCTCGCGGCGGTCGGGCGGCAGGCTGGCCGCCAGCATGCGCGTCGGGCCGTAGCCGGTCACGAACGTCTCCCACGCCGCCGCGGCATCCGGTTCGCGGTAGTAGGACACGCCGTGTTCGAAGCCGAGCTCGAACGCCGACGCCAGGAGCTCGCGCAGGCGCGCCTGCTTGCCCCACTCGAAGGGCGACGGCGGCGGCGACGCCGGCGGAGGCGGCATGTAGGCCTTCATCACCTGGAACATCCGGTGGACGCTGCTGTCGTCGGTCCACGTCGTGAGCGCGAGGCGGCCGCCGGGGCGCACGACCCGGGCGAGCTCCGCGGCCACGGCCTCGGGACGGCTGGCGAACATCACGCCGACCGTGGACACCACGGCGTCGAACTCGCCGTCACCGAACGGCAGCGCTTCGGCATCGCCGACGTGGTACTCGATCGGCAGGCCCTCGATGGCGGCGCGGGAGCGGGCGGACGCCACGAGCTCGGCGGCGATGTCCACGCCCGTCACCGTCGCCCCGCGGCGCGCGACCAGGCGCGAGGTCCAGCCCGTGCCGGTGGCCACATCCAGAATGCGCTCGCCGGGCCTGGGATCGAGCCGGAGCACGCAGTGCTCGCTCGAGTCCGCGATGCCGCGGCTGATGGCGTCGTAGTCGGCCCCGCCCGCGCTCCACACGGCGGCGGGACGTTCGTTGTGAGGCTGAATGGGACGCTGGGCGGTCGTCGTCATGATCGGAGTCCTCTCGGAAAACGGTTGCCAATACGTGCGCCACATGAGCGGGCCTGTCTGGACATCGGAAACGCCGGGCGGGAGCCGCCACGCCTCATTTCTTGGCGCCCTCGAGCACGTCGAGCCGCGCCCGCAGGGCGTCCAGTTCGCTCCGCAGCTCGCCGTTCTCGAGGCGGAGCGCCTCGTTCTCGACGCGCGTCCTGGCCTCGAGCGCCTGGATGGCGCGCAGCGCGATGCCGTCGGCGTCGATGGTGCTGATGCGCAGCGGGTCCTCGCCCAGGCCGAAGGCGGCCGAGAAGTCCTGCGCCGTCGGGCCGACGTGGCGGATGGCCGCGTCCTGCGCCTTGTAGCTCCACTCCCGGATCGGCATCCGCGCGATCTTGGCGAGCACGTCGGCGGCGTCCAGGTCCGTGAAATGGTCCTTGCTGTTCACGTCGGACAGCGTGGACCACGCGCTCGACCCTGGCGCGAGGCGTACGCCCGTGGACATGGGCCCGTTCGAGAAAATCATGGTGCCGCCGGCGGCGCGCACCCGGAACTCGTTGGGGGTGGTCGCCACCACGGGCGGCAGGCCAGAGGCGTCACCGAACACGAACGATCCGAACCCGTTCGTCGACGTCCGCGCGTTGGTGCCCAGCGCGACGCTGCCGAAGCCCGCGGCGATCGAGAGATTGCCGATGGCGACGCTCTTGTCGCCCGAGGCCTGGGTGTTGAATCCGAGGGCGACGGCATCCACGGCCGTGGCGGCGGCGTCTCGCCCGATGGCGACGCTGAAGTTGCCGGCGGCCAGGGGGTTGTTTCCCATCGCCACGCTGCCATAGCCGATGGCGGAGTCGTCCCACATGCCAATCCGGTCCTCGCCCACGCGGAAGGCGGCCTTGCCGGGATACCACATCATCCGGACGCCTCGGCCCGACGCAGGCACCGTGCCGACGCCCGACTGGCCTCCGGCCACCAGGGCCCCATCGGGACTCAGGCTGATCGCCGAGGGCACCGGCGGCGCCGACCGCGGCCGCGGACTGCCGCTACCGCGGCTCGGGTTGAAGACGAAGGTGCCGGTGTTGCCGGCGCCGTCCTTCCACGGTCCGCCCAGCGTCGCCACGCTCAGCGGCACCGCCAGGTGGTCAGGGACGCCGCTCGCGGTGACGATCGTCAGCCCGAACTGGATGGTGCCGTCGGCATTCGGGACGGCCAGGCCTGTGACCGGTGCCTTGACGGCAGCCGCACACTGATCGTCGAATCCATCCAGCGCGTAGGTCGGGCCGTGCTGCGTGACCGTCAGGGTGATCACGTTGCAGTACGGCTCGGTCTTCCAGCGAAAGGTGCCGAGCGGCTGCGCCGCAGCCGATCCGGCCAACGCGACGGCGGCACCAATGACGAGCACGAGGCGGAACATGGCACACGTCTCCTGTGAAAGGCCAAGAGTGGAAAGGACCGGGGCCGGAGGGGAGCGCTACCGCCTGGCAGCGTCGAGCGCGTCGAGCCGCGCCTGCATCGCGGCGAGCTGCGTCTTGAGCGATTCGTTCTCGGCGCGAGTTCGCGCCTCGAGCGCCTGGATGGCGCGCAGCGCGATGCCGTCGGCGTCGATGGTGCTGATGCGCAGCGGGTCCTCGCCAAGGCCGAAGGCGGCCGAGAAGTCCTGCGCCGTGGGCCCGACGTGACGAATCGCCGCGTCCTGCGCCTTGTAGTTCCACTCCCGGATGGGCATGGCGGCAAGCTTCGCGAGGACGTCCCCGCCGTCGAGATCCTTGAAGTGCTCCTTGCGGTTCACGTCCGACACCGACGACCAGGCACTGGCGCCCGGCTTCAGCTCCACGCCCGCCGTCAGTGTGCTGTTCGTGTAGAAGCCCACACCGCCCGTCGCGCGCGCGTTGAACTGGTTGGTGCCCGACGTGAAGAAGGCGTTGATCTGGTCGGCGAAGGTGAACGAACCGCTGCCAGAGCGCGCG
The genomic region above belongs to Vicinamibacterales bacterium and contains:
- a CDS encoding class I SAM-dependent methyltransferase encodes the protein MTTTAQRPIQPHNERPAAVWSAGGADYDAISRGIADSSEHCVLRLDPRPGERILDVATGTGWTSRLVARRGATVTGVDIAAELVASARSRAAIEGLPIEYHVGDAEALPFGDGEFDAVVSTVGVMFASRPEAVAAELARVVRPGGRLALTTWTDDSSVHRMFQVMKAYMPPPPASPPPSPFEWGKQARLRELLASAFELGFEHGVSYYREPDAAAAWETFVTGYGPTRMLAASLPPDRREALKQDFVAFHDAYATDLGVTVPRTYWLTLGRKR
- a CDS encoding tail fiber domain-containing protein gives rise to the protein MFRLVLVIGAAVALAGSAAAQPLGTFRWKTEPYCNVITLTVTQHGPTYALDGFDDQCAAAVKAPVTGLAVPNADGTIQFGLTIVTASGVPDHLAVPLSVATLGGPWKDGAGNTGTFVFNPSRGSGSPRPRSAPPVPSAISLSPDGALVAGGQSGVGTVPASGRGVRMMWYPGKAAFRVGEDRIGMWDDSAIGYGSVAMGNNPLAAGNFSVAIGRDAAATAVDAVALGFNTQASGDKSVAIGNLSIAAGFGSVALGTNARTSTNGFGSFVFGDASGLPPVVATTPNEFRVRAAGGTMIFSNGPMSTGVRLAPGSSAWSTLSDVNSKDHFTDLDAADVLAKIARMPIREWSYKAQDAAIRHVGPTAQDFSAAFGLGEDPLRISTIDADGIALRAIQALEARTRVENEALRLENGELRSELDALRARLDVLEGAKK
- a CDS encoding tail fiber domain-containing protein, producing the protein MARSLPTGIVGVVAVLAAGAVQAEAQAVGTFSWQLQPYCNVVTVTITRQGGVYALDGVDDQCGAGKLAATDGTAFLNPDGTIGLGFTIVPSPDGIPVTVDASIDPGSLGGPWRDTAGNRGTLVFGPASSPGGSPRPGGQALAGVFVGSGLRFVSTSGKLPPHLEIDDLAIRKLVEVVQSGSNIGLGRNAMPHPGGVMSTAVGENAMNGLTTGRNNTAVGANALKSMADGSENVAVGSYALTDNSSNKANVAVGSSALAHVVVGDANVGLGDQALLQLSLGRNNIAIGQQAGFGLVGGNYNIYIGTTSPSSLDNYTTRLGSPNQQRAFIGGIRGVQTGIGNAVPVVVDSNGQLGTINSSRRFKEDIQDLGAAGDKVLDLRPVQFRYKTPFSDGSAPVQYGLIAEEVDEVLPELVSRSADGQIETVQYHVLPTLLLKQVQRLEYERAAMAERLSALEAELGALRASGPSVALADPRQK
- a CDS encoding sulfite exporter TauE/SafE family protein; its protein translation is MAGGTSLLLFGAGACAGVMNAVAGGGSFLTLPALVFAGLPSVTANASSTVALAPATLASVWAYMSGPRRTGLVDVGGVPIIRLIAMSAAGGLTGAVLLLSTPVRLFDGILPWLLLLATCAFLFGGRVSAYLRERAHGGPAAVLPLQFLVGIYGGYFGGAVGIMALAAWSLVDRHDLKALHPTRMLTVAAMNVIAVAYFVARGEVRWPETLAMLVGAVAGGFLGGRLGQRLPPTVTRYIILGVTIGTTLVFFRRAYF